The DNA window CGCGACGGTCAGGACGCCGCGCGACGTGGCGAGATCGCCCCCGACGACGTCCAACAGGCCGTGATCGACGACCTCGGGACCCGCCGCACCTCGTCGGTCCGCCCGGTACTCAACGGCACCGGCGTCGTCGTTCACACCAACCTCGGACGGGCTCCGTTGTCGTCGGCCGCCCTCGAGGCGGTGACCGCCGCGGCCGGCTACGTCGACGTCGAACTCGACCTCGAGACCGGCGCCCGGTCGCGGCGCGGGGCCGCCACCCGCGCCGCGTTGCTCGCGGCCTGCCCGGCGGCCGGCGACGCGCTGATGGTCAACAACGGGGCGGCCGCCCTGGTCCTGGCCACCACCGCTCTGGCGGCGGGACGCGCGGTGGTGATCTCGCGCGGCGAGATGATCGAGATCGGGGCGGGTTTCCGCCTCACCGACCTCATCGCGTCGACGGGTGCAAGGCTGGCCGAGGTGGGGACCACCAACCGGACCCACCTGCGCGACTACGCCGACGCACTCGGCGCCGACGACGTGGGCGCGATTCTCAAGGTCCATCCCAGCAACTTCCGGGTACAGGGCTTCACCAGTGAGGCCACCCTCTCGGAACTACGCGAACTCGCCGACGCGCACGACGTCCCGCTGATCGCCGACATCGGCAGTGGCCTGCTGCAGCCCGACGCCCTGCTCCCCGACGAACCCGACGCCACGACGACGCTGACCGCCGGCGCCGACCTGGTGATCGCCAGCGGTGACAAACTCCTCGGCGGCCCACAGGCCGGACTGCTCCTGGGCGACGCCGCCCTCGTCGGGCGACTGTCCCGGCATCCGCTGGCGCGGGCGGTGCGCGCCGACAAACTGGCCCTCGCAGCCATGGAGGCCACCCTCACCGGTCCCCCACCGCCGGTCCGGCTCTACCTGCACGCGGACCCGGCGGCATTGCGGGCCCGTACCGACAAGCTCGGTGCGGCGCTGGGTTGCGAGGTCATCGCACACGACGGTCGGGTCGGCGGCGGTGGTGCGCCGGGCGTGCCGCTACCCGGCTGGGCGATCCGTCTGCCCGAAACCCTGGCCGCCCCACTGCGACTGGGCGATCCGGCGGTGTTGACCCGCGTCCACGACGGGAGTTGCCTGCTGGATCTGCGCTGTATCCCCGAGTCCGACGATCAGCGAGTCGCCGAGGCCGTGTCTGCCGCACGTGGCGCCGCTGGTGTGCCATGAGGCATGTGGTGGCCACCGCCGGGCACGTGGATCACGGCAAGAGCACCCTGGTCCGCGCGCTGACCGGCATCGAACCCGACCGCTGGGAGCAGGAGCGTCGCCGCGGGCTGACCATCGACCTCGGATTCGTCTGGACCACACTGCCGTCCGGCGCCGACGTCGCCTTCGTGGACGTCCCCGGTCATGAGCGATTCATCGGCAACATGCTCGCCGGACTCGGACCCGCCCCCGTCGTGCTGTTCGTGATCGCCGCCGACGAGGGGTGGTGTGCCCAGTCCGCGGATCACCGCGACGCCGTTGCCGCCCTCGGCATCGAGCGTGGTCTGATCGTCCTCACCCGCGCCGATCGCGCAGCGCCCGAACAGGTCTCGTCGGTCGTCTCGGCAGCGCGTACCGAACTGGCCGGTACCGGCCTGGCCGGGGCGCCGGTGGTGGTGACCTCGGCGGTCACCGGTCGCGGTCTCGACGACCTCACGTCGACCCTCGACGCCGTGCTCGCCGCTGCGCCCGCCCCGGACATCTCCGCCCGGGTCCGGCTCTGGATCGATCGGGCCTTCACCGTCGACGGCGCGGGCACCGTGGTCACCGGCACCCTCGCAGCCGGCACCATCGCCCGCGACGATCGGCTCGAGCTCGTCGGCACCGGGCATCCGCGCACGGTCACGGTCCGCGAGTTACAGAGCGAGGGAAACCCGCAGCCGGTGATGACACCGGTGGCGCGGGTGGCGGTGAATCTGCGGGGTATCTCCACCGACGAGATCGCCCGCGGCGACGCCCTGATCACCCCGGCGAGCCGGCACCGCACACGTGTCGTCGACGTCGCCCGCGTCAGCGGACTCGAATTCCACGCGGCACCCGAGCACCTCACTGCGCACATCGGCACGGCCGCTCTTCCCGCCCGGCTGCGACCCTTCGACGCCGACCATGCCCGCATCACACTGGACCGCGAATTACCTTTGGCCGCAGGCGATCGCATCGTGTTGCGGGACCCCGGACGCCGCATCGTCGGCGGCGGTATGATCGTCGACGCCGAACCGCCGTCGCTCCATCGTCGCGGCGACGCCCGACGCCGCGCGATGACTCTGCGGGACCGTCCCGCCGACGGTGTCGCCGCGCAGGTCGCCCGGCGCGGCGCGGTCACCGTCGGACATCTCGTCGAGCTGGGTGTCCTCGACACCCCCGCGGCGACACCGCCGCCTGGGGTGCGCGTGGCCGGCGACTGGTGGATCGACGAAACCACCTGCACCACATGGTCGAACACCCTGCGCGACGCGGTCGAGGAAACCCTGAACCGGGATCCACTCAGCGCCGGTCCGACCCACGGCGCGGCCCGCGATCTCCTGGGCCTTCCCGACGCGTCGCTGCTGGCCACGATCATCGACGACGCCGGACTCGAGTCCACCGGCGGACACCTGACCATCCCCGGCCGGGTGTCCGGACTCGGTGACGCCGAAGACGCCATCGCCGCACTGGAGAGGCGGCTGACCGAGCACCCGTTCCGGGCACCCGAGGCCGACGACCTCGACGCACTCGGCCTCGGGAGTCGGGAACTGGCTGCGGCGCACCGACTCCAGCGCATCCTACGGCTCGACGACGGAGTGGTCCTGTTACCCACCGCACCGGCGCAGGCGATGCGCACGCTGTCCGGACTCGAGCAACCGTTCACCACCAGCTCCGCCCGCAAGGCGCTCAATTCGACGCGGCGCGTTGTGATCCCGCTGCTCGAGCATCTCGACGGCCGGGGCTGGACGCGTCGCATCGACGCCGGACATCGAGAGGTGGTTCGATGACATCCCCCTACGCGCCGACGCTCCGGGAGCCCGCGCACCGCGTCGATCCGCGCGCCAAGACGCTGTGGCGGATCGGACCGCTGCTGACCGGCATACCGCTGACGATCGCCGCGATCGTTCTCGCCGCCCTCGTCGAGGCGGCCCGCTGGCCCGCGGTCGGTGCGGCCGCGGTGATCATCGTGCTGACCGTCCTGTGGGTCACCGCGGTACCGTTGTGGCGGTATCGCTTTCACCGTTGGGAGGTGGCCGAGGAGGCGGTGTACACGCAGTCCGGCTGGTTCGTCCGGCACCGGGTCATCATCCCGATCGCCCGCATCCAGGTGGTCGATACCGAGGCCGGCCCGGTCGAGCAGATGCTCCGGCTGTCCAC is part of the Gordonia bronchialis DSM 43247 genome and encodes:
- the selA gene encoding L-seryl-tRNA(Sec) selenium transferase; this encodes MGRSADGRGGEPVTTSDDPRRHIPRTDALLTVPEIDDARIRLGDTVVRTAIRDGQDAARRGEIAPDDVQQAVIDDLGTRRTSSVRPVLNGTGVVVHTNLGRAPLSSAALEAVTAAAGYVDVELDLETGARSRRGAATRAALLAACPAAGDALMVNNGAAALVLATTALAAGRAVVISRGEMIEIGAGFRLTDLIASTGARLAEVGTTNRTHLRDYADALGADDVGAILKVHPSNFRVQGFTSEATLSELRELADAHDVPLIADIGSGLLQPDALLPDEPDATTTLTAGADLVIASGDKLLGGPQAGLLLGDAALVGRLSRHPLARAVRADKLALAAMEATLTGPPPPVRLYLHADPAALRARTDKLGAALGCEVIAHDGRVGGGGAPGVPLPGWAIRLPETLAAPLRLGDPAVLTRVHDGSCLLDLRCIPESDDQRVAEAVSAARGAAGVP
- the selB gene encoding selenocysteine-specific translation elongation factor; its protein translation is MRHVVATAGHVDHGKSTLVRALTGIEPDRWEQERRRGLTIDLGFVWTTLPSGADVAFVDVPGHERFIGNMLAGLGPAPVVLFVIAADEGWCAQSADHRDAVAALGIERGLIVLTRADRAAPEQVSSVVSAARTELAGTGLAGAPVVVTSAVTGRGLDDLTSTLDAVLAAAPAPDISARVRLWIDRAFTVDGAGTVVTGTLAAGTIARDDRLELVGTGHPRTVTVRELQSEGNPQPVMTPVARVAVNLRGISTDEIARGDALITPASRHRTRVVDVARVSGLEFHAAPEHLTAHIGTAALPARLRPFDADHARITLDRELPLAAGDRIVLRDPGRRIVGGGMIVDAEPPSLHRRGDARRRAMTLRDRPADGVAAQVARRGAVTVGHLVELGVLDTPAATPPPGVRVAGDWWIDETTCTTWSNTLRDAVEETLNRDPLSAGPTHGAARDLLGLPDASLLATIIDDAGLESTGGHLTIPGRVSGLGDAEDAIAALERRLTEHPFRAPEADDLDALGLGSRELAAAHRLQRILRLDDGVVLLPTAPAQAMRTLSGLEQPFTTSSARKALNSTRRVVIPLLEHLDGRGWTRRIDAGHREVVR
- a CDS encoding PH domain-containing protein, coding for MTSPYAPTLREPAHRVDPRAKTLWRIGPLLTGIPLTIAAIVLAALVEAARWPAVGAAAVIIVLTVLWVTAVPLWRYRFHRWEVAEEAVYTQSGWFVRHRVIIPIARIQVVDTEAGPVEQMLRLSTLTVTTASSAGTIRIAGLDADLARQVAAELTARTQAFHDDAT